The Elgaria multicarinata webbii isolate HBS135686 ecotype San Diego chromosome 4, rElgMul1.1.pri, whole genome shotgun sequence genome contains a region encoding:
- the GEMIN6 gene encoding gem-associated protein 6 — MQIGSMTEWQRKTPLEWLAYVNKEVSVLAAEKHHYKGWVLTVDPVSANIVLANPLENGRVSVSAILGHAVRDVEIVTEADEEMKEKLGQLFMPEESQTYTQEELEKKKNSLKNWLEKNHIPVIEQGELQTTLCVAGVLSINPPYRPEDCNSSNEIILSRVQGLIQSYLALQQ, encoded by the exons CAAATCGGAAGTATGACTGAGTGGCAGAGGAAAACGCCTTTGGAATGGCTTGCTTATGTGAATAAAGAAGTCAGTGTTCTGGCAGCTGAAAAACACCATTATAAAGGATGGGTTTTAACAGTTGATCCAGTGTCTGCCAA CATTGTTCTGGCAAATCCCCTTGAGAATGGAAGAGTGTCTGTCTCAGCCATCTTGGGGCATGCAGTGCGGGATGTTGAAATAGTGACTGAAGCAGATGAGGAGATGAAAGAGAAACTCGGACAGCTCTTCATGCCTGAAGAAAGCCAAACTTATACTCAAGAAGagctggagaaaaagaagaacagtTTGAAGAACTGGCTGGAAAAAAACCATATCCCTGTAATAGAGCAAGGAGAGTTACAAACAACACTGTGCGTTGCAGGGGTGTTGTCTATCAACCCCCCGTACCGGCCGGAAGACTGCAACAGTTCCAACGAAATCATTTTATCTAGAGTCCAAGGCTTGATACAAAGTTACCTTGCTCTTCAGCAATGA